The genomic stretch CCCAAGCAGCAACGGCTTATTCATAATGTACAATAAGAAAACAGCAATCACCGGTAATGTGATTCCATTGGCAATTTGAGCAAACTCAATAAGCCTGACCGGATTAAAACTAATGGCAGAAAAAACAACCCCGGTGAAAAGTACAATCATCCATATGAGACGAAATTTGAAATCCTTGAGATCATCTTTCCACCCAAACATTCCCTTAGCTGCATAAGCAGCTGCAAGCGGAGCTGTTACCGCAGATGTAATTCCTGCAGCAAAAAGCCCTATTCCCATGAATGTTTTTGCCCAGCTTCCCAATAAGGGTTCTAGTTGTTCAGCCATATCTGCTGCACTGGTTATATTACCCAATGAACCATCTGAAGCTGCAGCACTGGTAATTACAATACACATCGAGATCAGCCCTCCCAAAATAATCCCTACTGCATTTTCAATCCGCATATCACGCAGCTGCGAGAAGCTCGAATAACGTTCCTGAACCGTAGAAGCATGCAAGAACAGGTTATATGGAACTACGGTCGTTCCAATCAAAGCGATCACAGTAAGGAGTTCATCTGGTGAGGCCGATGGAATAAATAGACCTTTAAGGATAGCCACCATATCAGGCTGAATAAGTACTGCAGTGGTCACAAATACAATACTCATTATGCCCACGAGGGCGGTCATTACATTTACAATCCGCTTAAAATTCCCGGAAAATAATAACCAAAAAGCTACAGCCCCTATTACTACAGAAGTAATCCGGATATTTAACCCATTAATAGTAAAATCCAGACCAATGAAAAACTCTTCCCATCCCAATACAGCCCCGGATATATTCCCTCCTTCATAGGCTATGTTTCCGACTATAATGGCACTGAAAACTAATAGTATTGCCATTATTCTAATTACCGGACTCTCAAGCTGCTCACGAATTGCTTCTCCAAATCCTTTGCGGGTAATAATCCCTAAACGTCCGGTCATTTCCTGCAAAACAATTGTGGCTATTACAGAAAAAAGCAGCGCCCAAAGCAATACATACCCGGACCTTACGCCCGCCAGTGTACATACCGTAACCGTTCCCGGACCTATAAATGCGGCAGCCACTAATGTGCTGGGACCAAAATACTTTCTAAACGGATTGTTCATATTTGAGTATATAGTACCTAACTCATAAAATCCCAAACGGATTTACGCTTCTAAACAAAATGAAATTTGAGTTATCTTAAGAAACGCCCTAAACAATTAGATAAAAATTAGTGTTGAGGGATAAATTATAATTCAAAAAAATCTTTCACCTCAATATGGACGGCAAAAATAGAGCAGATATCAGGCCTGGCATGCAGGTGGGTATAGTGCTCAAGAAAGACCAAAGAAGTGGTAAAATCACCAACGGAGTAGTACAAAATATTTTAACTAATTCAGCTACTCATCCTCATGGAATTAAAGTAAGACTAACAGACGGACAGGTGGGACGGGTTAAAAAGTTTATATGAATTCAATGAACATCGGGGATTTTTCGGAGCAAACGCTTGAGCTCAAAGAAGACTACGAGGGCGAAGTAATTGCTACATTGGTCCGGTCTCCTGAAAATGATACAGCAAGACCTTCCGTGTTATATATTCATGGATTGAGTGATTATTTCTTCCAGGTTCATGTTGCTGAAGCCTTCCATGCACAAGGATATAATTTTTATGCCCTTGATTTAAGGAAACATGGCCGGTCTCTTCTTCCACATCAAACCCCAAACTACTGTCGCTCTGTTGAAGAGTATTTTCCGGAGATAGATCGTGCTCTTCAAATTATTGACTCCGAAAATAAGGGCGGTATTATTCTTTTTGGTCATTCCACCGGGGGACTTACCAGCAGCTTATACCTGAATGAAGGCTCTAATCGTAAACTGGTAACAAAACTCATCCTGAATTCGCCTTTTCTACAATTTAATCTGAGTTTTTTTCAGCGAGCTTTTTTACTACCCGCCGCTGGTATTATCTCATGGTTTTTGCCTTATGCATCTCTTGAAAAACCATTCCCACATTTGTATGGAGCAAGCATTTCCAGCAAAAAATACGGAGAATGGGATTATAACACGGACTGGAAACCCCTGAATGGTTTTCCGGCTTACCTGAAATGGGTTTCTGCAATGAATAAAGCTCAAAAAAAGCTACACCATAGTTCAGATATCAATATTCCCATTCTGATACTTCATTCAGATAAATCGAGCAGAAATCAGACCTGGAATGAGAGCATCCTGAAAACCGATATGGTCCTGGATGTGGAGCACATGAAAGCCCTTGGAAAGAAATTAGGTCCGGATGTATCACTTGCGGAAATACCCAATGCCATACATGATGTATTTCTTTCCAAAAAAGAAGTAAGAGAGTTGGCTTTTGACCACATGTTTGAATGGCTGGAAAAAACTTTCGACGACTGATATCCTTTCAGCTTGCAAATCTCGAAAAAATCCTTTTATTACAAGTACAGCCAATTGTAATTAAGGGAGGTACGGAATATGCAGGTAAAAGAAATTTTAAATCAGAAAGGACGGGATATATTTGCCGTAAAGCCTGATTCGACGGTTTATGAAGCCATAGCTAAAATGGCTGAATTTAACATCGGGGCTTTACTGGTGATGGAAGATTCAAAGCTCGAAGGGATTATCTCAGAAAGGGATTATCGAAATAAGGTGATTCTTGAAGGACGCACGTCAAAAACGACCAAAGTTCAGAAAATCATGACAAAGAATGTCATTCGGGTTGAGCCCACAGATACAGTAAACCTTTGTATGCAGCTTATGACGGAAAAGAAAATTCGTCACCTGCCTGTTGTAGATAATGAAAAGGTTGTTGGGGTAATTTCGATTGGTGATGTGGTCAAAACAGTAATCGCCAACCAAAAATCGGAAATTGATTCGCTCCGCAACTATATAGGCGGAGGATATCCTACATAGTAATAAGCCAGATTTCTTAGAACTTCCGGTTTTTTTATATACCCAGTGTCCAACTCTCTTGAATTGAATGTTTGGCAAATTCTTACGGTTCCACTATCAACTTCCAACTAATTATATATTATGATTCGAGCGGTTTCTATATTCTTTTTTTTAGGATTATTCACTTTCAGTACAGCCTTTGCCCAACTGGATAACAATCCTGATCGGGTTGAAACTGATGAGGGTGAACTGGTGATTCATCCCATATTACACGGCACGGTAATTTTTGAATGGAATGGACGAACAGTTTATATGGATCCGTGGGGGCAAGCAAATTTATATGATGATAAACCAGCTCCTGATGTCATCCTTATTACTCATCCACATGGTGATCATCTTAGTCCTGAAACACTGGCCAGCTTAGATACGGAGAACACTTCATTTTATGTCCCTCAAGCTGTTGCAGATCAAATGCCGGAAGAATATTTAGCTCAAACTACAGTAATCGCCAACGGTGAGACTATGGAATATGAAGGCATCACCATTCGGGCTGTCCCGATGTATAATCTTCCCGAAAAAGATGCAAGGCATGCCAAAGGCTGGGGCAATGGCTATGTACTTACCATGGGTGGAAAAGATGTCTATGTCTCCGGAGATACCGAAGGAATTCCTGAAATGAGGAACCTGGAAGGTATCGATATTGCCTTTGTTTGCATGAATCTACCGTACACCATGGATATAAATCAGGCTTCTGATGCTGTCTTAGACTTTGAGCCCGCCATCGTTTATCCCTATCACCACCGGGGACAGGATATACAGGAGTTCAAAAAACTGGTTGATGCCGGCGATAAGAACATCGAAGTGAGGCTGAAAAACTGGTATCCAAGATAGAGCTTAACATCTGATGGGAAGAACTCCTACCTTCCTTCAAAAAGAATGATGAAGTGTACGCTCTGTTCATCCAAGACAGAACCGTTCTATTATTATGAGAATGAAGACCGGCAGTATCACCGATGCACCAACTGCCGGGCGGTTCTCATGGATACCGACGATTATCCAACTCCTGAAGAAGAGATATTCAGGTATGAAAGTCATGATAATGATGTGGAAGATCCCCGATATCAGGAGTTCGTGTCACCGCTGGTGGAAAAAATTATGGAGAGGTTTAACCCAGATTCACTTGGGCTGGATTTTGGTTCCGGAACCGGGCCCGTTATCACTAAAATGCTTACCGACAAGGGATATTCCATCAACACCTTTGATCCCTTCTTTGATAATAACCCGGACGTTCTGGACTTGAACTATGACTATATCGTCAGTTGCGAGGTAATGGAACATTTTCATCATCCTCATAAGGAATTTCTGAAGCTGAAAGAAATGCTCAAACCAAAAGGTGCTCTATTTCTGAAGACCGATGTATTTACAGACGACATTGATTTCCATGCCTGGTATTACAAAAGTGATGAGACACACGTCATCTTCTACCACCCCGATACGCTCCACTGGATGAAATCTGAGTTCAGCTTTAGTGGCTTAGATATCGACGGAAGACATATTACCTTCCTGATTTAGGACTTTTCCCCACACTTTTATCCATAGTAGAAAATCACCCTTTTTTTATGCAAATTAGTCCCAATCCTATGGGGCTTTTGGGTTTAAAGAAAAAGGGGTACCAAAGCTTCTCTAACTACAAATGTAATGCTATGAAAAAGTTATTAATGGTGCTGGGTGTGCTATTTCTAATTGTGATTGTCGGGGTAGCTGGTTTATTGACATATGTATCGAATGCCCTTCCAAATGTCGGTCCGGCTCCGGACATTCAAATTGAACAAACGACGGAACGTATCGAACGGGGCAAGTATCTGGCCAACTCCGTTATGCTATGTACCCATTGCCACTCTCCTCAGGAGAAAACAAAGTTTACGCATCCAATAGACAAAACTATGCTGGGCGCAGGGGGAAATCGTTTTGGAGCAGAAGAAGGATTTCCAGGCAATTATTACGCTTCAAATTTGACCCCTGCCAATCTGGACAATTGGACGGATGGTGAAATTTACCGCGCAGTTACCGAAGGTGTAAGTAAAGATGGGCGGGCGCTATTCCCAATTATGCCTTATCCAAACTACGCTAAAATGAACAAAGAAGACATTTACTCAATCATTGCTTATCTCCGTACTCTCGATCCTGTCGAAAATGAAGTGCCTGTTTCAGAATCTTTCTTTCCGATGAATTTGATCATTAACACCATCCCTATGGAAAGTGAGCTTGCTGAAGAAGAGCCAGACAAAACGGATCCGGTATCATGGGGTAAATATTTAGTCACTGCAGCCAGTTGTATGGATTGCCACACTCCGATGGAACAGGGTACTCCCATTCCCGGGATGACTCTTGCAGGGGGCATGGAATTTCCTATGGAAGATGGCAGTATTGTCAGAACGGCCAACATCACTCCGGACATAAAAACAGGTATTGGTTCCTGGACAGAGCAGCAGTTCGTAAGTCGATTTAAATATTACGCTGATTCCACTTTTAATTTTCACGAAGTGGCCCATGGGGAATTTAACACAGCAATGCCATGGAGTATGTATGCCCAGATGTCGGAAGATGAGCTAAAAGCTATTTATGCTTACCTGAGAACCGCCGAACCGGTAGATCATTTAGTTACAAGGTTTACACCTGTCGTAGACTAACAATCAGATCGTTTAACAAGAGGTTCAGGTTTGTCCTGAACCTTTTTTAATTTCCAAGCAGATTAAAACTTCCCACATAATAATTCGGATCAACAGTAAGAGTGTACGACTCATTGGATTCCAGGGAAATAGTCTTCCAGCCGGTGCCTGGCTGTAGTCTCCGCTTTTCTCCGTTCAATGTGACATCGACAGGCAGGTTAAATCCATCTACTGCATTTCCCCATCTGTACATCAGCGTGTTATTTCTGAACGCATATTCAAGTGTGGGAATGCGAATATCCCGTAAGTACTGATCAAAAACAGGGTCTAAATTCATTCCAAACTTATCGCTGATGTAGTTTTCTATTTGGGTGGTTGTTACGGTTTGATGATAGAATTCCCGGTTCAAACCTCGTAAGGTTTCCCGCCACAGAGAATCATTGTCTGCCACCTGTCGCAACGTATGCAGCAGATTTCCGCCTTTGTTATACATATCACTCGACCCTTCGTGATGCACCCCGTAAACCCCTATTAATGGACTATTATTTTGAATTCCGAGCCTGAGTCCCTGTACATATTCATTGGCCGCTTTTTCACCATAATGATAATCCAGATACAGACTTTCGGAATAATTGGTGAATCCTTCATGAATCCACATATCAGCTACATCGGCATAAGTGATGTTATTGGAAAACCATTCATGGCCGGTTTCATGGATAATGATGAAGTCGAATTTCAGTCCCCAGCCCGAACCACTTAAATCCCTGCCCAAATATCCGTTCTGATATCCGTTTCCATAAGTAACCGAACTCTGATGTTCCATACCCAGATAAGGAACTTCCACCAGTTTGTATCCATCCTCATAAAAAGGGTAAGGACCAAACCAGTACTCAAAAGCATCCATCATAGGTTTCACCTGTTTGAACTGCTCTTTGGCTTTCTCCAGGTTTTCCCTAAGCACGTAATAATCGAGATCCAGGATCCCTTTTTCCCCTTCGTATTCTTCCCCGAAATGCACATAGTCGCCAATATTAATATTCACCCCATAACTGTTGATGGGATTTGACACAAACCAATGCCAGGTTTTTGTCCCGTTTTGGTGCTCGTCAACCCCTCGCAATCTTCCGTTCGAAACATCCATCAGAGAATCAGGGGCATTTACGCTGATCAGCAAACTGTCCACTTCATCATAAGGATGATCTTTGTTTGGCCACCAAATACTGGCTCCTATACCCTGATTGGAAGTGGCAACGAATGGCCGGCCATTACTGTCTTGTGTCCAGGTAAAACCTCCATCCCACGGTGGACGAACAGCAACTTTGGGTTTTCCTGAAAAATGAACAACAACCTCATTGATATCTCCGGTTCTTTGCCTTTTCTCAAGTGTAATAAAAAAGGCATTTCCATCCCTTTCGAACTCAAGGTCACTTCCACCCTGAGTTATCTTTGTAATATTCATTGGCGGCTGAAGATCGATCTGCATGGTTTGATAGGGCTTCAGCACTCTATACTGAACCTCGTTCCATCCAGAAATTGAACTGTCCGGGATATTCACCTCAACGTTCAGGTGATAATAGGTCAAGTCCCACCATTCCCTTTCTTCTGTAATGGAACCCCTAAGGCTATCCTGATGAGTGAACCCGGTTTGCGGAGCAAATATTTGGGCATTCACATCCGAAAATCCAGACGCAATAATTAGTGAAAAAACAAGAACCAAAATTCTGAACGTTTTCAATTTTATATCCTTTTTAATAGCCGATGAGGTTAAGCTGTATCCAGCTCAACAACCAATTTTTTCTGATTACTATGCTTAGGTTAATGGTTTTATGACATTAACTGAACAGATAATACTTGAAACTGAGTCTCAGCTTGTTACCTTGAAGTGATTTAACTAACAGATTTTTAAAATCTTAAGTAAAAACACTTATTAAAGTGAAGTTAATTTCCTATAAAACTTCTCAGTGTTCTCTCCCAAAGCTTCGGGACGAGTTTCTTTATTCAACTAACTACGTAATGGTAACTAATTTTAATTTTCAGAGCTAATCATGAAATACTTAAGCTTACTCGTTACTTCCTTTTTATTGCTTTTTTCAACTTTCG from Gracilimonas sp. encodes the following:
- a CDS encoding Nramp family divalent metal transporter → MNNPFRKYFGPSTLVAAAFIGPGTVTVCTLAGVRSGYVLLWALLFSVIATIVLQEMTGRLGIITRKGFGEAIREQLESPVIRIMAILLVFSAIIVGNIAYEGGNISGAVLGWEEFFIGLDFTINGLNIRITSVVIGAVAFWLLFSGNFKRIVNVMTALVGIMSIVFVTTAVLIQPDMVAILKGLFIPSASPDELLTVIALIGTTVVPYNLFLHASTVQERYSSFSQLRDMRIENAVGIILGGLISMCIVITSAAASDGSLGNITSAADMAEQLEPLLGSWAKTFMGIGLFAAGITSAVTAPLAAAYAAKGMFGWKDDLKDFKFRLIWMIVLFTGVVFSAISFNPVRLIEFAQIANGITLPVIAVFLLYIMNKPLLLGTNSNSNRQNIFGVIVIIVTILIGFRSLNSVFNFF
- a CDS encoding YwbE family protein, coding for MDGKNRADIRPGMQVGIVLKKDQRSGKITNGVVQNILTNSATHPHGIKVRLTDGQVGRVKKFI
- a CDS encoding alpha/beta hydrolase, with translation MNSMNIGDFSEQTLELKEDYEGEVIATLVRSPENDTARPSVLYIHGLSDYFFQVHVAEAFHAQGYNFYALDLRKHGRSLLPHQTPNYCRSVEEYFPEIDRALQIIDSENKGGIILFGHSTGGLTSSLYLNEGSNRKLVTKLILNSPFLQFNLSFFQRAFLLPAAGIISWFLPYASLEKPFPHLYGASISSKKYGEWDYNTDWKPLNGFPAYLKWVSAMNKAQKKLHHSSDINIPILILHSDKSSRNQTWNESILKTDMVLDVEHMKALGKKLGPDVSLAEIPNAIHDVFLSKKEVRELAFDHMFEWLEKTFDD
- a CDS encoding CBS domain-containing protein; amino-acid sequence: MQVKEILNQKGRDIFAVKPDSTVYEAIAKMAEFNIGALLVMEDSKLEGIISERDYRNKVILEGRTSKTTKVQKIMTKNVIRVEPTDTVNLCMQLMTEKKIRHLPVVDNEKVVGVISIGDVVKTVIANQKSEIDSLRNYIGGGYPT
- a CDS encoding MBL fold metallo-hydrolase, whose translation is MIRAVSIFFFLGLFTFSTAFAQLDNNPDRVETDEGELVIHPILHGTVIFEWNGRTVYMDPWGQANLYDDKPAPDVILITHPHGDHLSPETLASLDTENTSFYVPQAVADQMPEEYLAQTTVIANGETMEYEGITIRAVPMYNLPEKDARHAKGWGNGYVLTMGGKDVYVSGDTEGIPEMRNLEGIDIAFVCMNLPYTMDINQASDAVLDFEPAIVYPYHHRGQDIQEFKKLVDAGDKNIEVRLKNWYPR
- a CDS encoding class I SAM-dependent methyltransferase; the protein is MMKCTLCSSKTEPFYYYENEDRQYHRCTNCRAVLMDTDDYPTPEEEIFRYESHDNDVEDPRYQEFVSPLVEKIMERFNPDSLGLDFGSGTGPVITKMLTDKGYSINTFDPFFDNNPDVLDLNYDYIVSCEVMEHFHHPHKEFLKLKEMLKPKGALFLKTDVFTDDIDFHAWYYKSDETHVIFYHPDTLHWMKSEFSFSGLDIDGRHITFLI
- a CDS encoding c-type cytochrome — protein: MKKLLMVLGVLFLIVIVGVAGLLTYVSNALPNVGPAPDIQIEQTTERIERGKYLANSVMLCTHCHSPQEKTKFTHPIDKTMLGAGGNRFGAEEGFPGNYYASNLTPANLDNWTDGEIYRAVTEGVSKDGRALFPIMPYPNYAKMNKEDIYSIIAYLRTLDPVENEVPVSESFFPMNLIINTIPMESELAEEEPDKTDPVSWGKYLVTAASCMDCHTPMEQGTPIPGMTLAGGMEFPMEDGSIVRTANITPDIKTGIGSWTEQQFVSRFKYYADSTFNFHEVAHGEFNTAMPWSMYAQMSEDELKAIYAYLRTAEPVDHLVTRFTPVVD
- a CDS encoding M1 family metallopeptidase: MIASGFSDVNAQIFAPQTGFTHQDSLRGSITEEREWWDLTYYHLNVEVNIPDSSISGWNEVQYRVLKPYQTMQIDLQPPMNITKITQGGSDLEFERDGNAFFITLEKRQRTGDINEVVVHFSGKPKVAVRPPWDGGFTWTQDSNGRPFVATSNQGIGASIWWPNKDHPYDEVDSLLISVNAPDSLMDVSNGRLRGVDEHQNGTKTWHWFVSNPINSYGVNINIGDYVHFGEEYEGEKGILDLDYYVLRENLEKAKEQFKQVKPMMDAFEYWFGPYPFYEDGYKLVEVPYLGMEHQSSVTYGNGYQNGYLGRDLSGSGWGLKFDFIIIHETGHEWFSNNITYADVADMWIHEGFTNYSESLYLDYHYGEKAANEYVQGLRLGIQNNSPLIGVYGVHHEGSSDMYNKGGNLLHTLRQVADNDSLWRETLRGLNREFYHQTVTTTQIENYISDKFGMNLDPVFDQYLRDIRIPTLEYAFRNNTLMYRWGNAVDGFNLPVDVTLNGEKRRLQPGTGWKTISLESNESYTLTVDPNYYVGSFNLLGN